One Solibacillus sp. R5-41 DNA segment encodes these proteins:
- a CDS encoding YncE family protein codes for MKRTHFILFSLFVFILTGCSDDRFERIDPHQSFVASVNIIEPSITFFDQSANEIALWPLEKAYTGAILVGKDAILLYGHQLKDADLYELSTGKLLKEISTGLGVTNAYFDAQTEKIFITNSKTNELTSYTMKGELQHTVKLHNYPMSMLVSDGKLYVINYKDTILSVISTETMAILDEWVIPKSSHGLVIPTGRDELWVGGHGEGNSPNKTVDIYAQSTGEKIKEILMPLMPVGFSQRDDEIAVVSHGENILYVVNTDGIIEWQLEIGANPFAVAHFKDSLVVAGYDDHSIYFINNRRIQKKVHTEKGPFHLLVREG; via the coding sequence ATGAAACGAACTCATTTCATTTTGTTTTCTCTATTTGTATTTATACTTACTGGTTGTTCAGATGACCGTTTCGAACGTATTGACCCACATCAATCATTCGTCGCATCGGTTAATATAATAGAGCCATCAATTACATTTTTTGATCAATCAGCGAATGAAATTGCTTTGTGGCCTTTAGAAAAAGCGTATACAGGTGCCATATTAGTTGGAAAAGATGCCATTTTATTGTACGGCCATCAACTGAAAGATGCCGATTTATATGAGCTTTCTACTGGGAAGCTTTTGAAAGAAATCAGTACAGGATTAGGTGTAACGAACGCCTATTTTGATGCGCAAACTGAAAAGATATTTATAACGAATAGTAAAACGAATGAACTTACAAGTTACACGATGAAAGGGGAATTGCAGCATACAGTAAAGCTTCATAATTATCCAATGTCAATGTTGGTGAGTGATGGTAAGCTGTATGTGATCAATTACAAAGACACGATTCTTTCAGTTATTTCTACTGAAACAATGGCCATCTTAGACGAATGGGTGATACCAAAATCATCGCATGGCCTGGTCATTCCTACTGGACGAGATGAACTATGGGTTGGTGGACATGGTGAAGGAAATAGCCCCAATAAAACCGTCGATATTTATGCACAATCTACAGGTGAAAAAATAAAAGAAATACTAATGCCGTTAATGCCAGTTGGCTTTTCACAAAGGGATGATGAAATTGCTGTTGTTAGTCATGGTGAAAATATATTGTACGTTGTGAATACGGATGGAATAATTGAATGGCAGCTTGAAATTGGTGCGAATCCGTTTGCCGTAGCGCATTTTAAAGATTCACTCGTTGTAGCAGGCTATGACGATCATTCGATTTATTTTATTAATAATAGAAGAATTCAAAAAAAGGTCCATACAGAAAAAGGACCATTTCACTTGCTTGTGAGGGAGGGATAG
- the hemY gene encoding protoporphyrinogen oxidase, giving the protein MKVTLKRRKVVIVGGGITGLTTAFYLQQKAKAQNLPLDVVLSEASLRLGGKIHTVRKDGFIIERGPESFFDTSSSVRDLARDLNIEHEMIQNKNGRTFIAIGSELHPIPSNLLLGGSPDISSFMTSSVLSLSGKIRAAGDLFLPKLPHEADEPISEFFRRRFGQEVVENLVEPVLAGTFAGDVDHLSMHSMFPQFYQLEKDYRSLLLGMKKTGRGIYALDDTHGELHYETFKNGLETLVETLEKELADQSILKGIKVDAIEKLPDSTYQVNLNSGSPIQADMVVVTTPFNVTKKIFSDSEAIQQIPNMNYATIATVTMAFKKGQMKKHADTLNFFVSRNSDFAITTCTWNNRKWDDVAPEDYDSLRVYIGRVGDESIVELSDSEIEKIVLQDLRNAVGLTSSPIFTVVARWKESMPQYTIGHEARMKKMDEQFHKEYPKIHLVGSSYKGISVPDCVAQGKRAADKVIQELFESPVTP; this is encoded by the coding sequence ATGAAGGTGACATTAAAAAGACGAAAGGTTGTTATCGTTGGCGGTGGAATCACAGGCTTAACGACGGCATTCTATTTACAGCAAAAAGCGAAGGCGCAAAATTTACCTTTAGACGTAGTATTAAGTGAAGCATCTCTACGTTTAGGAGGAAAAATCCATACAGTACGAAAAGATGGGTTTATTATCGAACGTGGCCCCGAATCGTTTTTTGATACAAGTAGCAGTGTCCGCGATTTGGCACGTGATTTAAATATCGAACATGAAATGATTCAAAATAAAAATGGTCGAACATTCATTGCGATTGGTAGCGAACTTCATCCCATCCCGAGTAATTTATTGCTCGGGGGGTCACCTGATATTTCCTCGTTTATGACATCGAGTGTCCTTTCTTTAAGTGGTAAGATTCGTGCGGCAGGAGATTTGTTTTTACCGAAACTCCCTCATGAAGCGGATGAACCAATAAGTGAATTTTTCCGACGACGTTTTGGTCAAGAGGTTGTAGAAAATTTAGTAGAGCCTGTACTTGCAGGTACCTTTGCAGGAGACGTCGATCATTTAAGCATGCACTCAATGTTCCCGCAATTTTACCAGTTAGAGAAAGATTATCGTAGTTTACTTTTAGGGATGAAAAAGACAGGACGAGGAATTTATGCGTTAGATGATACACATGGTGAACTGCATTATGAGACATTTAAAAATGGACTCGAAACATTAGTGGAAACATTAGAAAAAGAATTGGCTGATCAATCAATTTTAAAAGGAATCAAAGTCGATGCCATTGAAAAATTACCAGATAGCACATATCAAGTTAATTTAAATAGTGGTTCACCAATTCAAGCAGATATGGTCGTTGTCACAACCCCGTTTAATGTGACGAAAAAAATATTTAGTGATTCAGAGGCAATCCAACAAATCCCGAATATGAACTATGCAACGATTGCAACGGTGACGATGGCATTTAAAAAAGGGCAAATGAAAAAGCATGCAGATACGTTAAATTTCTTTGTTTCCCGAAATAGTGATTTTGCCATTACGACTTGTACGTGGAATAATCGTAAATGGGATGATGTTGCGCCAGAAGATTATGATTCTTTGCGTGTTTATATAGGGCGTGTAGGGGACGAGTCCATTGTAGAGCTTTCGGACAGTGAGATTGAGAAAATTGTCTTGCAAGATTTACGAAATGCTGTTGGATTAACGAGTTCGCCCATTTTTACGGTAGTTGCACGTTGGAAAGAATCTATGCCGCAATATACGATTGGTCATGAGGCACGCATGAAAAAAATGGACGAGCAATTTCATAAGGAATATCCAAAAATTCATCTTGTAGGGAGTTCGTACAAAGGGATTAGTGTGCCCGATTGTGTTGCGCAGGGAAAACGAGCGGCGGACAAAGTCATTCAAGAACTTTTTGAATCACCGGTCACTCCGTAA
- the hemH gene encoding ferrochelatase — MKQVRGLLVMAYGTPYKEEDIERYYTHIRHGRKPSQEHIDDLAARYRAIGGISPLAKMTVAQAEALGARLNEVQDEVEYKVFIGLKHIEPFVEDAVEAMVNEGITEAISIVLAPHFSTFSVKSYNGRAIEAAEKLGGTLKITSVEAWYDEPKFIEFWKQAVNGELAKMSDEERTNCCLIVSNHSLPEKIKLAGDPYEQQLVETANLIEQASAIENVVVGWQSAGQTPEPWLGPDVQDLTRELFEQKGYKAFIYTPVGFVTEHLEVLYDNDFECKLVCNEIGASYYRPTMPNTHPLFIDAMVDAINKKLVN; from the coding sequence ATGAAACAAGTACGTGGTTTATTAGTAATGGCATACGGTACGCCGTATAAAGAAGAAGATATCGAACGTTATTATACACATATTCGTCACGGTCGCAAACCGTCTCAAGAACATATTGATGATTTAGCAGCGCGCTACCGTGCCATTGGTGGAATTTCGCCACTTGCTAAAATGACCGTTGCACAAGCGGAAGCGTTAGGCGCACGTTTAAACGAGGTACAAGATGAAGTTGAATATAAAGTGTTTATTGGATTAAAACATATCGAGCCTTTCGTAGAAGATGCAGTAGAGGCAATGGTAAACGAAGGAATTACAGAGGCGATCTCCATTGTTTTAGCACCTCATTTCTCGACATTTTCAGTTAAATCATATAATGGCCGAGCAATAGAAGCTGCTGAAAAATTAGGTGGCACTTTAAAGATTACTTCTGTGGAAGCATGGTATGATGAACCTAAATTTATCGAGTTTTGGAAGCAAGCCGTTAATGGTGAGCTAGCTAAAATGTCAGATGAAGAACGGACAAACTGCTGTCTAATTGTTTCGAATCACTCATTACCAGAAAAAATCAAATTAGCTGGTGACCCGTATGAACAACAATTAGTTGAAACGGCAAATTTAATCGAACAAGCCTCCGCAATTGAAAATGTTGTCGTTGGTTGGCAATCAGCTGGTCAAACACCAGAGCCATGGTTAGGACCGGATGTACAAGATTTAACGAGAGAATTATTTGAACAAAAAGGGTATAAAGCATTTATTTACACACCAGTCGGTTTCGTAACAGAGCATTTAGAAGTTCTTTATGATAACGATTTTGAGTGTAAATTAGTTTGTAATGAAATCGGTGCTAGCTATTATCGTCCAACGATGCCAAATACGCATCCGTTATTTATCGATGCGATGGTGGATGCGATAAACAAAAAACTAGTGAATTAA
- the hemE gene encoding uroporphyrinogen decarboxylase translates to MTKFNDTLLRAARGEEVEHTPVWFMRQAGRSQPEYREIKAKYSLEEITMQPELCAYVTRLPVEQYDVDAAILYKDIVTPLPGIGVDVKIQAGIGPVISNPIRTVADVEKLGEFNAKEHTPYVLETIKMLTQEQLNVPLIGFGGAPFTLASYMIEGGPSRSYAKTKSFMVSEPKAWFALMDKLADMIIADITAQVEAGAKAIQIFDSWVGALNVDDYRIFIKPTMTRIFGELRKLNVPLIQFGVGASHLVNEWHDLPIDVVGLDWRLPIREAGARGVTKAVQGNLDPTLLISDWNVLEARAKDIVDQGLAHEGGHIFNLGHGVFPEVSPAVLKRLTTFVHEYSREQIAKRG, encoded by the coding sequence ATGACTAAATTTAATGATACGTTATTACGTGCTGCTCGCGGGGAGGAAGTAGAACATACTCCGGTTTGGTTTATGCGCCAAGCAGGTCGTTCACAGCCAGAATATCGTGAAATCAAAGCAAAATATTCATTGGAAGAAATTACGATGCAACCTGAGCTATGTGCTTATGTCACACGTCTACCTGTTGAACAATATGATGTAGATGCAGCGATTTTATATAAAGATATTGTGACACCATTACCTGGTATTGGTGTTGATGTGAAAATACAAGCGGGAATTGGTCCGGTTATTTCAAATCCAATTCGTACAGTTGCAGATGTTGAGAAGCTGGGTGAATTTAACGCAAAAGAACATACACCTTATGTTCTGGAAACGATTAAAATGCTTACGCAAGAACAACTGAATGTACCGTTAATTGGCTTTGGTGGTGCACCATTTACATTAGCGAGCTACATGATTGAAGGCGGTCCTAGTCGTAGTTACGCAAAAACGAAATCCTTTATGGTATCTGAGCCAAAAGCTTGGTTTGCATTAATGGACAAGTTAGCAGACATGATAATTGCGGATATTACAGCTCAAGTAGAAGCAGGTGCAAAAGCCATTCAAATTTTTGACTCATGGGTAGGTGCATTGAATGTTGATGATTATCGCATTTTTATAAAGCCTACGATGACTCGTATTTTTGGTGAGCTACGAAAATTAAATGTACCGTTAATTCAATTTGGAGTAGGTGCATCTCATTTAGTGAATGAATGGCATGATTTACCGATTGATGTTGTTGGTTTAGATTGGCGTTTACCAATTCGTGAAGCGGGAGCGCGTGGTGTAACCAAAGCTGTACAAGGTAACTTAGATCCGACATTACTGATTTCAGATTGGAACGTATTAGAAGCTCGTGCGAAAGATATTGTGGATCAAGGATTAGCACATGAAGGCGGACATATTTTCAACCTAGGCCATGGAGTATTCCCAGAAGTAAGTCCAGCTGTATTAAAACGCTTAACGACTTTTGTGCATGAATATAGTCGCGAACAAATTGCGAAGCGCGGTTAA
- a CDS encoding Target of RNAIII-activating protein — protein MNFYITSGTPDFMEKLIAKNHKESLILLHGNGNSVVLHESPKKSFFAVPRNFEVLDQKGQFEQKGYFTFYNMPILSDGRPVFENAVSDVITSLKTDSTVIAYRFLRPIKADTYLLIIQWVGPASFDVWKNGQNYKAKIAPILEGKASVIQSMFDTSFYMTTYSATPKD, from the coding sequence TTGAATTTTTATATCACATCTGGAACACCTGATTTTATGGAAAAATTAATTGCTAAAAATCACAAAGAATCCCTCATTTTATTACATGGAAATGGGAATTCAGTTGTCCTTCATGAAAGTCCCAAAAAATCTTTTTTTGCCGTCCCACGTAATTTTGAGGTGCTGGATCAAAAAGGGCAATTCGAACAAAAAGGTTATTTTACTTTTTACAATATGCCGATTTTGTCAGATGGTCGACCTGTTTTCGAGAACGCAGTATCGGATGTCATTACGTCGCTGAAAACAGATAGTACGGTCATCGCCTATCGTTTTTTACGTCCAATTAAAGCCGATACGTATTTGCTCATCATCCAGTGGGTAGGTCCTGCGTCATTTGATGTTTGGAAAAATGGCCAAAATTATAAAGCGAAAATCGCACCTATTTTAGAAGGGAAAGCTTCGGTCATCCAATCCATGTTCGACACGTCATTTTATATGACGACTTACAGCGCTACACCAAAAGATTAG